One segment of Panicum virgatum strain AP13 chromosome 3K, P.virgatum_v5, whole genome shotgun sequence DNA contains the following:
- the LOC120698118 gene encoding 28 kDa heat- and acid-stable phosphoprotein-like, with amino-acid sequence MAKGKFKHKPTGERTFSSPEEIAAGTSADRPRTFKKQGEKDVYDRRGEPEQEEDSEDFAKTKYKGTEGLIEIENPNLVKPKNIKAKDIDIGKTPDISRREREELEKQQSHERYMKRQEQGKTEQARKDLERLTLIRQQRAEAAKKREEEKAAKEERKAEARK; translated from the exons ATGGCGAAGGGCAAGTTCAAGCACAAGCCCACGGGGGAGCGCACCTTCTCCTCCCCCGAGGAGATCG CGGCTGGTACTTCAGCAGACCGTCCAAGAACCTTTAAGAAG CAAGGTGAAAAGGATGTCTATGATAGAAGGGGAGAGCCAGAACAGGAAGAAGATTCTGAAGATTTTGCAAAAACC AAATACAAAGGTACAGAAGGTCTTATTGAGATTGAGAATCCAAACCTGGTGAAACCAAAGAACATAAAAGCCAAAGACATTGAT ATTGGTAAGACACCTGACATCTCCAGGCGTGAAAG AGAGGAGCTTGAGAAACAGCAATCTCATGAGCGTTATATGAAGCGGCAGGAGCAAGGAAAAACAGAACAGGCTCGGAAAGATTTAG AGCGCCTTACTTTAATTCGGCAACAAAGAGCAGAAGCTGCAAAGAAGCGTGAAGAGGAAAAAGCTG CCAAAGAAGAGAGGAAGGCTGAAGCGCGCAAGTGA
- the LOC120698119 gene encoding uncharacterized protein LOC120698119: MDSGSGSNRKGKRKAIEYGRDLKSYFTQKSSTSITPSTHGSGVGLEALEREEVVLQTQVESTDAVAVPMPVEDVEGQTGGGVNSSREQTQDKDASDQAYFGPVVDLMCNLHVFLHLRWHGH, translated from the exons ATGGactccggcagcggcagcaacagaaagggaaaaagaaaagcaatAGAATATGGAAGAG ATCTGAAGAGCTACTTTACCCAAAAATCTAGCACTAGCATCACTCCAAGTACTCATGGAAGTGGAGTTGGTCTCGAGGCattggagagggaggaggtggtgctGCAAACTCAAGTAGAGAGCACTGATGCTGTAGCAGTACCAATGCCAGTTGAAGATGTTGAAGGTCAAACCGGTGGTGGTGTGAACTCAAGTAGAGAGCAAACTCAAGATAAAGATGCAAGTGATCAAG CTTATTTTGGTCCCGTTGTTGATTTGATGTGTAATCTACATGTTTTTCTTCATTTAAG GTGGCATGGTCACTGA